A single Augochlora pura isolate Apur16 chromosome 2, APUR_v2.2.1, whole genome shotgun sequence DNA region contains:
- the LOC144473042 gene encoding deoxycytidylate deaminase: MTENSTITKTMSNHNVCSKRTNYIEWEEYFMAVAFLAAKRSKDPSTQVGACVVNNEKKIVGVGYNGMPTGCSDDDFPWSKNSENYLETKYPYVCHAELNAILNKNSSSVKDCTIYTTLFPCNECAKIIIQSGIKSIVYMSDKHAKANGTIASKRLFDATGVLYRQYTPKNDRIVVDFKNIDSQMSVLSSKTSQLSLTSEKDNK; encoded by the exons ATGACAGAAAATAGTACTATCACAAAGACTATGAGTAACCA caATGTCTGCAGTAAGCGAACGAACTACATCGAATGGGAGGAGTATTTCATGGCGGTAGCGTTTCTAGCTGCGAAACGAAGTAAAGATCCTTCTACTCAGGTTGGTGCATGTGTagttaataacgaaaaaaaaattgttggtgTTGGATACAATGGAATGCCAACCGGATGCAGCGACGATGATTTTCCCTGGTCTAAAAACTCCGAAAACTATTTAGAAACTAAATATCCTTATG tatgtCATGCAGAACTTAATGCTATTTTGAACAAAAACTCCAGCAGTGTTAAAGATTGTACCATTTATACTACTTTGTTCCCTTGCAACGAATgtgctaaaataattatacagtcAGGAATCAAAAGTATTGTGTACATGTCAGATAAACATGCTAAAGCTAATGGCACAATAGCTTCTAAAAGATTGTTCGATGCAACAGGTGTTCTATATAG ACAATACACTCCAAAAAACGATAGGATAGTggttgattttaaaaatatcgattcgcaAATGTCAGTATTAAGTAGTAAAACTTCTCAGTTATCCCTCACTTCGGAGAAGGACAATAAGTAA